The Natrinema sp. DC36 genome includes the window TCGCGGACCTCGTAGACGTCGTCGTGGACGATCTCGGCGTCGTCCTCGTAGAAGCGATCGTAGACCCAGTTGAAGCCTCGAGGCGTCCCTGTCAGGAACGCGTTCCGATAGTTCCCGACGCGGAGACGTCCGGAGAGGACTTCCCAGGCGCGCTCAGCCAGTGACGCGGGTTCGTCGATTCCGACCCATGCGAGGTTCGGCCCACGAAGACGGCGGATTTTACGCTCGTTAGACGCCGTCTGCAGGATGATGCGGGAGCCGCTGGGTGTGTGGACACCGGGTTCTTCGCCACCGGGACCGACGTACTCGCAGACCTCGAGGAGACCGAACTCTCGCATCGTCGGGAGGATGGCGTTCTTGATCGTCGGCCAGTCCGGGGCGATGATCGCGCCGAGCTCGCCGCGGTTCCAGCGCTCGGCGTTCGCCCAGGCCCGCATGATGAGCGTCGCCGTCTTGCCGGCGCCGAGCCCCGAGATGATGACGTGGTTCGAGGCATCGGACGAGATCGCGGCGTCGCCCTCGGGGCCGGCGAGGAAGTCCTCCTGGGGAGCGAGGCCAGTGTCCGCGTGGACGTACGGCCGGACCTCTCGAGAGTCCCGCTGCCGATCGAAGATCGTGTAGCTCGGCTCGGGGAACTCCTCGGTGTACGATGTCGTGGAACTGGCAGAGCTCATGGATCAGTCCTTCTCCGATGTGAGGTAGACCTCGACGCTGCCGGAGCCGGCGTCGTCGTCATCGTGCTCGCCCCACGACTCGGGGTAGCGGTTCTTGAGCACCGAGAGGACTGTCCGAGCGTCGCCTTTCTCGCGGGCGATATCGAGCAGGTCGTCGACGAGCTTTGCTTCGCCGGCACCTCGCGCGCTCGCGACCCTGTCCGCAAAATCCGCGTAGATGCCTTCGTCCTGGTCGTCGGCTCGCTCGAGCCACTCGTAGAACGTCGTCTGGCCGATGCCGTTACACCGACACGCTGCAGCGACCGACTGTCCGTTCTCGAGCATCTCCGCGATCGCCTCCTGGCGCTGCTTCGTGAGCTTCGGATCACGACCGCGGTGGCTGGGCCCGCCCTCGAGGATACCCTTAGCCGACTTCACACCGATCATGTGGACGTCGGCGAGCTCGTCGACGCTCGCAGCGCGGACGTCATCGGCGGTCTCGAAGCCAGCCTCCTCGAGCGCCTCGGCTATCGCTGGGCCGATACCGCCGATATCGGTGAGGTTCTCGGTCATGGCTCAGTCACTCTCTTCCTCTCCGTCGGCTTCCGATGGATCGACATCCTCGCCAGCCTGAACCGACTCTGCGTAGGCTGGGCTGATTCCGACTCGTCGGTAGAGGACTGCGAGACCGAGTTTCGCAAGGTCTGCTCCGGGGAGCAGCGCTAACGTGATTGCTGCGCCGGTGACCAGCCCGAGTTGAGTTAGTGTGAGCGTGAGTTCGGGCATGGCTTTGGTCAGTCGTCCTCCTGGTCCGTCGCCTCGTCGATCGCGTTGACGATCGCTTCGGCGGCCTCGGGGTCGACGCTGACGTCGGAGTCGGCGACCAGAGCCTCGACGGCTTCCCAACCGAGAACGATGGCGCCAGCGATGATCACGGAGATCGTCGGATCGGCGCCGGCGGAGATCGCGAAGCCGACAACGGCGACCGTAGTCAGTTCCGTCAGCGCCTTGATCGACTTGTAGACGCGGAGGCTCATGTTCCATCGCCTCTGGAGGACACAGCCGAGTTTCTGATTGTGTTCGCGGACGGAGTCCGGGCAGTACCATCGGTTCGAGGGTGGTGTGTCGGCAGACATGGCATCTATCAGGCCTCGATCGGATCGGCGAGTTCCTCGATGACGTGGTTCAGGTCGAGATCGAACGCCACCATGACGACGCCAGTCTCAACGTCCAGCGTCTCGCCGCGGTAGTGATCGCGCCACTGGTCAGGACGCCACGACGTCGCCTCCTCGTGGGCGGTGATCATGGTGCCCTCATCGGTCTCGAACAGGCGGACGTGGACCTGGCGCGGACGAAGGAAGTGTGGCGCACCGTGGAACGGGGCCGGTCCCTCGTAGCGTGCCCAGCTGGCTACCTCCGGTCGACCGAGCCAGTCACGGGCGAAGCTCGCCAGCGGTTGTGGTTCGTAGCCGGCGTCGGCGAGGTCCTCGAGGATGGCCTCCGGTGACCGATCGACGATATCGACGACCTGGTTAGTGCCGATTGTCGTCTCGGCGTAGAGGTCCTCGTCGTGTCGTTGGAACAGTCGGTGCAAGAGCGGGATCGCGTGTCGCCGAAGCGGGCCCCAGAAACGAGCCCGATCGTTGAAGAGGTGCTCGCCGGCGTAGAGCCGACCGAGTACCAGGAGCGACACGATAGCGACGCCGCCGAGGTAGACGGCGTCGTCTGGGAGTGTTTCGATCATGGTTGGTGTATGAAAAACGGTGCGCCGGGTCTCGTCCGAGAGGCTTTTTGCCAAATCCCAGCGCGGGTCGGGACGGACCGTGGGATCTCTAACAGTCTCGGTGTGCCAGCCGCCCCGAAGCGAGTGACAGCGGGAGCGATGAGGATCCCCTTCAGCCCGGCGGGGTAGGGGCAACGCCGGGCCACATCGGGGACTATCGAGGTCGGACGTTCGCCCGGCCGGTCGAAATCGTGGTGCCGTCAGCGTCGATGACGATCTCCGAACGTGGCTCGCCCCACGTCGGCGTCCAGCGGACTTCGTCGACGACGCCCTGGACTTCGCGACCGGCGAAGCGGATCTCGACGGGCTGGTTCTCTTCGATCGGCTGGACCGTCATCAGAGGACCACCGCCGATGCGAACGCCTCCCGGGTCGACTCGCCCTCGAGGACGGCCTCGAACAGTCGCTCCCGATCGACGCGGACGTCGGTCTTGTCCTCAGCTCGGAGTGTGACCGTCGCGACGGCCAGGTAGTGGGCCACCGTGAACGGGAAGCGAGTCCGGAGCGTCTCGTTCTCGTGTTTGTGGTCGGTCTGACCGCAGCAGCAGACGGTGCCGACCGGGATGGGTTCGGCGGTGTCGATCGAGCGCGGCAGTGGGTTCCGAAAGTCCGCGTAGGTGCCGACGTTGTGATCTTCGCCGTCGACGTCGTAGACGTAGACCGGATCGTGGCCGTCCTCGAAGTCGAGATCGGGGACGTCAGTGTCGTCGTCATCGTTGTCGCCGTCGTCGTGGATGTGGGACTTGATGCCGAACTCGCCGTGTTCGGTGACGTGTTCCCAGCCGATCGCGGCGTCGGTGATTGACTTCCCTGCGGAGTTGCGCTCCGGGGGCTTCTCGACCTCCTTGACCTGCCGCCCACATGAGAGACAGAATCTGTGATCGTGCTCGAGAGTCTCGAAGAAGTCGTCTGCACGCTTCTCGCGGCGGTGTTCGTTGTGGCATTCCGGCGAACAGAACGAGCCCGCAGTGGCGGGGAGCTGGAACTGGTCGCCGCACTGTCCGCACTCGACGCTCTGGGGTGGGGTGGTTGTGTGGACAGACATAGCTATGGGGGTCCCGGGCCGCTACCAACGACCCCAGGAGAAACGCGTTACTATCAGGTGTGGAGATAGTCAAGCATAAGAGACGATATTGTTGCGATATTCGACGCTTCTTACGAACCCGGGTAGTCCGTATCGGCGATTGTATAGACCGACTTTCGGGCATCGCGGGTGTAGGGTCGGGACTCGACGATCCCCTCGTCCTCGAGCCGGTTAAGTGCCCATCGGACGGTCCGGGCCGGGAGCGTGATCGTGTCGCACAGTTCTTGCTG containing:
- a CDS encoding helix-turn-helix domain-containing protein — its product is MSTLTDHDDEIDGLPPSAKFVLWVLEDEGELTQQELCDTITLPARTVRWALNRLEDEGIVESRPYTRDARKSVYTIADTDYPGS
- a CDS encoding helix-hairpin-helix domain-containing protein; amino-acid sequence: MTENLTDIGGIGPAIAEALEEAGFETADDVRAASVDELADVHMIGVKSAKGILEGGPSHRGRDPKLTKQRQEAIAEMLENGQSVAAACRCNGIGQTTFYEWLERADDQDEGIYADFADRVASARGAGEAKLVDDLLDIAREKGDARTVLSVLKNRYPESWGEHDDDDAGSGSVEVYLTSEKD